One Candidatus Hinthialibacter antarcticus DNA window includes the following coding sequences:
- the lpxA gene encoding acyl-ACP--UDP-N-acetylglucosamine O-acyltransferase yields MPLVSNTAVVHPKAKIGDDVEIGPYAIIGEHVEIGDESQIGPHAMIEGWTKLGKNCRIGHGAVVGSEPQDLKFRGGESYVEIGDNSVIREYATVNRGTYEGEKTIVGKNCFVMSYCHIAHNCVLQDRVIMSSYAGLAGHIEIEENAIIGGLVGIHQFVRIGRCSIIGGGAAVRQDVLPYTKGGGNPCKSRGLNYVGLKRLNYSPERISTLKKAYRIVFRSNLTEQTAIAQLVDEFGDAPEVMHMVNFMNASNRGLARL; encoded by the coding sequence CGGCGATGACGTTGAAATTGGTCCCTACGCAATTATTGGCGAACATGTCGAAATAGGCGATGAATCTCAAATTGGCCCTCATGCTATGATTGAGGGTTGGACCAAACTTGGGAAGAATTGCCGAATTGGACACGGGGCTGTTGTCGGCTCAGAACCTCAAGATTTGAAATTTCGCGGTGGCGAGAGCTACGTCGAAATTGGCGATAACTCCGTCATTCGTGAATACGCTACCGTCAACCGAGGTACCTACGAAGGCGAAAAAACCATCGTAGGTAAAAACTGCTTTGTGATGTCGTATTGTCACATCGCGCATAATTGCGTCCTGCAAGACCGGGTGATTATGTCGAGTTACGCAGGGTTGGCGGGTCATATCGAGATTGAAGAAAACGCCATCATCGGCGGCTTGGTGGGCATTCACCAGTTCGTGCGCATCGGACGTTGTTCGATCATCGGCGGCGGCGCCGCTGTGCGTCAGGATGTCTTGCCATACACCAAGGGCGGCGGCAATCCCTGCAAATCGCGTGGGCTCAATTATGTTGGCCTCAAGCGGTTGAACTATTCGCCCGAACGCATTTCGACCCTCAAAAAAGCGTATCGAATTGTCTTTCGCTCGAACCTGACCGAGCAGACTGCGATCGCGCAGTTGGTTGATGAATTCGGCGACGCGCCGGAAGTGATGCACATGGTTAATTTTATGAATGCATCGAACCGGGGCCTTGCGCGGTTGTAG
- the wecB gene encoding UDP-N-acetylglucosamine 2-epimerase (non-hydrolyzing) has product MTTKPLATFVLGTRPEAIKCAPVILEARQDADIDVEVAVTSQHRHLQDEVLNAFGITPDFDLDLMKERPDLTQLVANAWLGLSHRFSERKPGVVLVQGDTTTAMIAGLAAFYQKIPVAHIEAGLRTYNKSMPFPEESNRRMISAFADINFAPTRQAKDNLLNERIDPASICVVGNPGIDSLLQITQQCTRQQKQEWLKSVDASKTLILVTCHRRENWGENLEAICGALKEIVNQRNDIEILFAVHPNPIVRDAALRILGETPGVTLRDAIPYPEMATLMNAAKLILTDSGGIQEEAPVLGKPVLVMRETTERPEGVDGLVAELVGADPKRIVASALELLTNEEAYQQRAQKRSPYGDGKAAQRIWQGVRHHFGRAEPPAEFQT; this is encoded by the coding sequence ATGACGACAAAACCTCTTGCGACGTTTGTATTGGGCACTCGCCCCGAAGCGATTAAATGCGCGCCGGTGATTCTCGAAGCGCGCCAGGACGCCGACATCGACGTTGAAGTCGCGGTCACTTCGCAACACCGCCATCTGCAAGATGAAGTATTAAACGCCTTCGGCATCACTCCCGACTTTGATCTCGACTTGATGAAAGAGCGCCCCGACCTGACCCAGCTGGTCGCGAACGCCTGGCTGGGCCTATCGCACCGCTTCTCCGAACGAAAACCCGGCGTCGTGTTGGTGCAGGGCGACACCACCACCGCCATGATCGCCGGGCTGGCGGCGTTTTATCAAAAAATCCCCGTGGCGCACATCGAAGCCGGGCTGCGAACCTACAATAAATCCATGCCGTTCCCCGAAGAAAGCAACCGCCGCATGATTAGTGCGTTTGCCGATATCAACTTTGCCCCGACCCGGCAAGCCAAAGATAATTTATTGAACGAACGCATCGACCCCGCTTCAATCTGCGTGGTCGGAAACCCCGGCATCGACTCGTTGCTGCAAATCACCCAACAATGCACCCGGCAGCAAAAGCAAGAGTGGCTGAAGTCGGTTGACGCGTCGAAAACTCTCATTCTCGTCACATGCCATCGTCGCGAAAATTGGGGCGAAAACCTGGAAGCCATTTGCGGCGCCTTGAAAGAAATCGTCAATCAGCGTAACGATATCGAAATCCTGTTCGCCGTTCACCCCAACCCCATCGTACGCGACGCGGCGCTACGCATCCTCGGCGAGACGCCTGGAGTTACGCTGCGCGACGCGATTCCCTACCCGGAAATGGCGACGCTGATGAATGCGGCTAAATTGATTTTGACGGATTCAGGCGGCATTCAAGAAGAAGCGCCGGTATTAGGAAAGCCAGTTCTCGTTATGCGCGAAACCACCGAGCGGCCGGAAGGCGTTGACGGGCTGGTCGCCGAGTTGGTCGGCGCCGACCCCAAACGAATCGTTGCGTCTGCGCTTGAATTACTCACCAATGAAGAGGCCTATCAACAACGCGCGCAAAAGCGCTCGCCCTACGGCGACGGCAAGGCCGCGCAACGCATCTGGCAGGGCGTCCGCCATCATTTCGGCCGAGCCGAACCTCCGGCAGAATTCCAAACATAA
- the nusB gene encoding transcription antitermination factor NusB yields the protein MSHAGQRRLAREFALRLLYARDLQTAVGIESAPTQRPNWWRLEDKLSITPPTEQFARELAKGVREHQPEIDAAISAAAQRWRVDRMGPVERNILRLGVYELQFAQDAPVSVVIDEAIELAKCYGDAESDRFVNGILDAVANGPREA from the coding sequence ATGAGCCACGCCGGACAGCGCCGCCTGGCGCGTGAATTTGCGCTGCGTCTGCTATACGCCCGCGACCTGCAAACCGCCGTCGGGATCGAATCGGCCCCGACCCAGCGGCCCAACTGGTGGCGCCTCGAAGATAAACTTTCGATTACGCCTCCGACCGAACAGTTCGCCCGCGAACTCGCCAAAGGCGTACGCGAACATCAGCCGGAAATTGACGCAGCCATCTCAGCGGCGGCGCAACGATGGCGCGTTGACCGCATGGGCCCGGTCGAACGAAATATTTTGCGGCTCGGCGTGTATGAATTACAATTCGCGCAAGACGCTCCCGTGAGCGTCGTCATCGACGAAGCCATCGAACTCGCCAAGTGTTACGGCGACGCGGAATCAGACCGTTTTGTGAACGGAATCCTCGACGCCGTCGCCAATGGCCCCAGAGAAGCCTGA
- the ribE gene encoding 6,7-dimethyl-8-ribityllumazine synthase, with protein MANYIEAQLHSENKKFGIAISRFNSFITEPLLDGALDALKRHGVKDDDITIVRVPGAYEIPLAVKKMAQSKKYAAIIALAAVIRGSTPHFDYVAGEVSRGVAVTSLETEVPISFGVITTNTIEQAVERAGTKMGNKGYDAAVTAVEMANLCEQL; from the coding sequence ATGGCGAACTACATAGAAGCCCAGTTGCATAGCGAAAACAAAAAATTCGGCATTGCTATTTCGCGGTTCAATAGCTTCATCACCGAACCCTTGCTCGACGGCGCCTTGGATGCGCTGAAGCGGCACGGCGTCAAAGACGATGACATCACCATTGTGCGCGTGCCGGGCGCCTACGAGATTCCATTGGCGGTCAAAAAAATGGCGCAATCAAAAAAATACGCCGCCATTATCGCGCTCGCAGCCGTCATTCGCGGCTCAACGCCCCACTTCGATTACGTCGCGGGAGAAGTATCGCGCGGCGTGGCCGTCACCAGCCTCGAGACCGAAGTGCCCATCTCATTCGGCGTCATCACCACCAACACCATTGAGCAAGCCGTCGAACGCGCCGGCACCAAAATGGGCAACAAAGGCTACGACGCCGCCGTCACGGCGGTCGAGATGGCCAACCTCTGCGAACAATTATGA
- a CDS encoding bifunctional 3,4-dihydroxy-2-butanone-4-phosphate synthase/GTP cyclohydrolase II codes for MIVTPEEAVERLKSGQMLVVVDDENRENEGDIVLPAETITPEQVNFILSEARGLLCVSLPQECADQLELNLMEQKNTALHNTNFTVSVDAVKNTTTGISAFDRAETIRQLADPNAKANDFARPGHIFPLIAKKGGVLRRSGHTEAVVDLLNLAGFEPVGVLCEILNEDGSMARLPDLQTFAKKHDLPIVTIESLIAYRRRTDKLIDKVLSTRMPTQYGQFQLHLYLSMPEQKEHLALTLGDLSDEEPILVRVHSACLTGDVLGSMRCDCGEQLHFAMEQIRDAGRGVMLYMPQEGRGIGLVNKLKAYVLQDQGLDTVEANLHLGFKADDRDYGIGSLILADLGIKKMRLMTNNPKKIVGLSAYGLEITEQIPVRVGVNEHNLHYLETKRQKMGHLLEGLETWRTT; via the coding sequence ATGATCGTCACGCCGGAAGAAGCCGTCGAGCGGCTTAAATCAGGCCAGATGTTGGTTGTCGTCGATGACGAAAACCGCGAAAACGAAGGCGATATAGTATTGCCCGCCGAAACCATCACGCCGGAGCAGGTGAATTTCATCCTCTCCGAAGCGCGGGGGTTGCTGTGCGTATCGTTGCCGCAAGAGTGCGCCGACCAACTCGAATTAAATTTGATGGAGCAAAAAAACACCGCGCTGCATAACACCAACTTCACCGTCAGCGTGGACGCGGTCAAAAATACGACCACTGGAATCTCCGCCTTCGACCGGGCCGAAACTATCCGCCAACTCGCCGACCCGAATGCAAAGGCCAATGACTTCGCCCGTCCAGGCCACATCTTCCCGCTCATTGCTAAAAAAGGCGGGGTGTTGCGCCGTTCCGGCCATACGGAAGCGGTGGTTGACTTACTCAATCTAGCGGGATTCGAGCCAGTCGGCGTTCTTTGTGAAATTTTGAACGAAGACGGCTCAATGGCGCGACTGCCCGATTTACAAACCTTCGCGAAAAAGCATGACCTGCCCATCGTGACCATTGAAAGTTTGATCGCCTACCGTCGACGCACAGACAAATTGATCGACAAAGTGCTGTCGACGCGAATGCCGACGCAGTACGGGCAATTTCAGTTGCATTTGTATCTCAGTATGCCTGAACAAAAAGAACACCTCGCGCTCACCCTGGGCGATTTATCTGACGAAGAGCCGATCCTGGTGCGCGTACATAGCGCGTGTTTGACCGGCGACGTGCTGGGGTCGATGCGATGCGACTGCGGTGAGCAGCTGCATTTTGCGATGGAGCAAATTCGCGACGCGGGGCGCGGCGTCATGTTATACATGCCGCAAGAAGGGCGCGGCATTGGGCTGGTGAATAAACTCAAAGCCTACGTGCTGCAAGATCAGGGCCTCGACACCGTCGAAGCCAACTTGCACCTCGGCTTTAAGGCCGACGACCGCGACTATGGAATCGGCTCGTTAATTCTTGCTGACCTGGGCATCAAAAAAATGCGCCTGATGACCAATAACCCCAAAAAGATCGTCGGCTTGTCGGCGTATGGATTGGAAATTACCGAACAGATTCCCGTGCGGGTTGGCGTAAACGAACATAACCTGCACTATCTAGAAACCAAGCGCCAGAAAATGGGGCATCTTCTTGAAGGACTAGAGACATGGCGAACTACATAG
- a CDS encoding riboflavin synthase — translation MFTGIIQELGRIESLTPLDSTARIRIHAPLICQDAQLGDSIASNGVCLTAAKIENGSFEADLSSETLNRTTFKDIQTGAIVNLEPALRPTDRMGGHIVSGHVDGVGRIISLTPEGDFWNLIFSFPADLSRYIAEKGSITIDGASLTVTFVEEDRAGVALVPFTIEKTNLSTKREGDRIHLEVDMLARYVERLLANQDKAYGSGLTMDTLKDNGFLNR, via the coding sequence ATGTTTACGGGGATTATTCAAGAACTTGGACGCATCGAGTCGCTCACGCCGCTGGATTCAACAGCGCGCATCCGCATTCATGCGCCGCTGATTTGCCAGGACGCACAGTTGGGCGACAGCATCGCCAGCAACGGCGTTTGCCTGACAGCGGCAAAAATTGAGAACGGTTCGTTTGAAGCCGACCTCTCCAGCGAAACCCTCAACCGGACCACGTTCAAAGACATTCAGACAGGCGCCATCGTCAACCTGGAACCAGCGTTGCGCCCCACAGACCGCATGGGCGGACATATTGTTTCAGGCCATGTCGACGGCGTAGGGCGCATCATTTCTCTCACGCCCGAAGGCGACTTTTGGAACCTGATTTTCAGTTTCCCGGCTGATTTGTCCCGTTATATTGCCGAAAAAGGCTCTATTACCATTGATGGAGCCAGTTTAACAGTCACCTTTGTAGAAGAAGATCGCGCTGGCGTCGCCCTGGTACCGTTTACGATTGAAAAAACCAATTTGAGCACCAAACGCGAAGGCGACCGCATTCATTTAGAGGTCGATATGCTGGCCCGCTATGTCGAACGCCTGCTTGCAAATCAAGACAAAGCCTATGGAAGTGGGCTGACAATGGATACACTGAAAGACAATGGATTTTTGAACCGATAA